The following proteins are co-located in the Piscirickettsia litoralis genome:
- a CDS encoding 50S ribosomal protein L25/general stress protein Ctc — MSQPIELPAVARQDKGKGASRRLRRIADQVPAIIYGGSKDPMSIAISHNLILQVEEHEHFYTQILTLDVDGKKEKVILKDMQRHPYKPKVTHLDFQRVDAKSKLHMSIPLHYTNEEVAVKLGGHVEHYASEVEITCLPSDLPEFIEVDMAKVELGQTLHLSDINVPKGVTLSALVQGDDHDHAIAAIKANKVVSDDDATDTPAASDEGTAEE, encoded by the coding sequence ATGTCACAACCTATCGAATTACCTGCGGTTGCACGTCAGGACAAGGGGAAAGGTGCGAGCCGCCGCCTACGTCGTATTGCAGACCAAGTTCCTGCGATTATCTACGGTGGTAGCAAAGATCCTATGTCGATTGCCATCTCTCACAACTTAATCTTACAAGTTGAAGAGCATGAGCACTTTTACACTCAGATCTTAACCTTAGATGTTGATGGTAAAAAAGAGAAAGTGATCTTAAAAGACATGCAACGCCACCCATACAAGCCTAAAGTCACTCACTTAGACTTCCAACGCGTTGATGCTAAATCTAAACTTCATATGTCGATTCCTTTACACTACACCAACGAAGAAGTTGCAGTGAAATTGGGTGGACACGTAGAGCACTACGCATCAGAGGTTGAAATCACCTGCTTGCCATCTGACTTACCTGAGTTCATCGAAGTCGACATGGCTAAAGTTGAGCTTGGTCAAACCTTGCACCTCTCTGACATCAATGTACCAAAAGGTGTTACTTTAAGTGCACTGGTACAAGGTGATGACCACGATCACGCGATTGCTGCTATCAAAGCAAACAAAGTCGTTAGCGATGATGATGCTACAGATACTCCAGCAGCAAGCGATGAGGGAACTGCTGAGGAATAA
- the pth gene encoding aminoacyl-tRNA hydrolase, whose translation MNAPVKLIVGLGNPGSEYEKTRHNAGAWFVEQLAEQYHAALRPEAKFHGLASRLNASSLGNAQLLIPTTFMNRSGLAVKACSHFYKIPPEQILVVHDELDLPPGTARLKSGGGHGGHNGLRDIAAQLGTKDFQRLRIGIGHPGNKSQVVNFVLKAPSKPEHTLILQSIDASFEVLAELISGQTAKAMNALHSR comes from the coding sequence ATGAATGCGCCTGTAAAGCTCATTGTCGGCCTTGGCAATCCAGGGTCTGAATATGAAAAAACGCGACATAATGCAGGTGCATGGTTTGTTGAACAGCTGGCAGAGCAGTATCACGCTGCTTTGCGCCCTGAAGCTAAGTTTCACGGCTTAGCTTCTCGTCTTAACGCATCCAGCTTAGGTAACGCCCAGTTACTGATTCCAACAACCTTTATGAATCGATCGGGTCTAGCTGTTAAAGCCTGCAGCCATTTTTATAAGATTCCCCCCGAGCAAATTCTCGTCGTTCATGATGAGCTTGATCTTCCTCCAGGCACAGCCCGCCTAAAAAGCGGTGGTGGTCATGGCGGCCATAATGGCTTAAGAGACATTGCTGCACAACTTGGCACCAAAGACTTTCAACGCCTGCGCATCGGTATCGGCCATCCTGGCAATAAGTCTCAAGTGGTTAATTTCGTCCTTAAAGCCCCTTCTAAGCCAGAACACACGCTTATCCTACAAAGCATTGACGCCAGTTTCGAGGTCCTCGCCGAACTTATCTCAGGGCAGACGGCAAAAGCGATGAATGCTCTACACAGCCGCTAG
- the lolB gene encoding lipoprotein insertase outer membrane protein LolB, translating to MIMRLKSPLPLIQLQSKKIKFINFIKLTFLSTLIGLLSACATTLNTSAPPIPKDKNIAWQHYQQQLTPKTHWQLQGIAAVRYHQQAEQANLNWTQQGPHSYQISLSGPLGIGEVRLIHRQGEYSFTDSHGKTTHASSAQLLMQNLLGWSLPVKGLYYWVRGLADPNASYQKTLDIYGRLASLQQAGWQINYLRYQWRDGLPLPTLIRLKNQRLWLKIAISDWQAFAQK from the coding sequence ATGATAATGCGACTCAAATCCCCACTCCCGCTTATACAATTACAATCAAAAAAAATAAAATTTATAAATTTCATAAAGTTAACATTTTTATCTACACTGATCGGCCTACTTAGCGCCTGTGCAACGACACTAAACACCTCCGCACCGCCAATTCCTAAAGATAAAAACATCGCCTGGCAGCACTATCAACAACAGCTCACCCCAAAAACACACTGGCAATTACAAGGCATCGCCGCCGTCCGTTATCACCAGCAAGCCGAACAAGCCAACCTCAACTGGACCCAACAAGGGCCTCACAGCTATCAAATCAGCCTTTCAGGACCTTTAGGCATCGGCGAAGTCCGCCTGATTCACAGACAAGGTGAATATAGTTTTACGGATAGTCATGGCAAAACAACGCACGCCAGTTCTGCCCAGCTCCTCATGCAAAACCTGCTCGGCTGGAGCCTACCGGTGAAAGGGCTTTATTACTGGGTACGCGGATTAGCCGATCCAAATGCTTCTTATCAGAAAACCCTGGATATTTATGGTCGACTCGCGAGCTTGCAACAAGCCGGCTGGCAAATAAACTATCTGCGTTATCAATGGCGTGATGGCTTACCTTTACCGACACTGATTCGCTTAAAAAACCAGCGCCTTTGGCTAAAAATCGCCATCAGTGACTGGCAGGCGTTTGCGCAAAAATAA
- a CDS encoding ribose-phosphate pyrophosphokinase: MLFTGNAHPELANKIAKHLHIPLGDAKINCFSDGEISTEILENVRGNDVFILQPTSSPANDHLMEVMILADALRRSSAGRITAVIPYYGYARQDRRTRSSRVPITAKVVADMLAGVGINRVMTVDIHAEQIQGFFHIPHDNVYGSPVLLDHVLDKNLIDPVVVSPDVGGVARARGFAKRLNNADLAIIDKRRPRANEARIMHIIGDVKGRDCILVDDIVDTAGTLCKAAEALREQGATNVSAYCVHPVLSGNAIANIENSSLTELVVTDTIPLTEEAKNCSRIKQLSLAPMLSEAIRRVCHEESISSMFVE, encoded by the coding sequence ATGCTCTTTACCGGCAATGCTCATCCTGAACTTGCTAATAAAATTGCAAAGCACTTACACATTCCCCTAGGCGATGCCAAAATCAACTGTTTTAGTGACGGTGAAATTTCTACAGAAATTTTAGAGAACGTCCGCGGTAATGATGTTTTCATCTTGCAACCAACAAGTTCTCCTGCCAATGATCACTTAATGGAAGTGATGATCTTAGCTGATGCACTACGCCGCTCATCGGCAGGACGCATCACCGCGGTCATCCCCTACTACGGCTACGCACGCCAAGATCGTCGTACACGCTCTTCTCGCGTACCCATTACTGCAAAAGTTGTCGCAGATATGCTCGCCGGTGTCGGTATAAACCGTGTAATGACGGTGGATATTCATGCTGAGCAGATTCAAGGCTTTTTCCATATTCCTCATGATAATGTCTATGGTTCTCCGGTATTACTGGACCATGTATTAGATAAGAACCTAATCGACCCTGTCGTCGTCTCTCCTGATGTCGGCGGTGTGGCTCGTGCACGTGGCTTTGCCAAACGCCTAAACAACGCTGATCTTGCCATCATCGATAAACGCCGTCCGCGTGCCAATGAAGCGCGCATTATGCACATTATCGGTGATGTTAAAGGCCGTGATTGTATACTCGTTGATGATATCGTCGATACCGCAGGCACACTCTGTAAAGCGGCTGAGGCGCTACGTGAACAAGGCGCGACCAATGTCTCTGCCTATTGCGTTCATCCGGTTCTTTCAGGCAATGCCATTGCCAATATCGAAAACTCGAGCCTTACCGAGCTTGTTGTCACAGATACGATTCCATTGACCGAAGAAGCTAAAAATTGCTCTAGAATTAAGCAATTATCTCTAGCACCGATGCTTTCTGAGGCCATTCGTCGCGTTTGTCATGAAGAGTCAATCAGCTCGATGTTTGTTGAATAA